In Vicugna pacos chromosome 1, VicPac4, whole genome shotgun sequence, a single window of DNA contains:
- the BTG3 gene encoding protein BTG3, with product MKNEIAAVVFFFTRLVRKHDKLKKEAVERFAEKLTLILQEKYKNHWYPEKPSKGQAYRCIRVNKFQRVDPDVLKACENSCILYSDLGLPKELTLWVDPCEVCCRYGEKNNAFIVASFENEDENKDEISKKVTRALDKVTSDYHSGSSSSDEETSKEAEVKPSSVTATPSPVYQISELIFPPLPVWHPLPRKKPGMYRGNSHQSHYPPPVPFGYPNQGRKNKPYRPIPVTWVPPPGMHCDRNHWINPHMLAPH from the exons ATGAAGAACGAAATTGCTGCCGTAGTCTTCTTTTTCACAAGGCTAGTTCGAAAACATGATAAGTTGAAAAAAGAAGCAGTCGAGAGGTTTGCTGAGAAATTGACTCTaatacttcaagaaaaatataaaaatcactgGTATCCAGAAAAACCATCAAAAGGACAAGCCTACAG ATGCATTCGTGTCAATAAGTTTCAGAGAGTTGATCCCGATGTCCTGAAAGCCTGTGAGAACAGCTGCATCTTGTACAGCGATCTGGGCTTGCCAAAGGAACTCACTCTGTGGGTGGACCCATGTGAGGTGTGCTGTCG ATATGGAGAGAAAAACAATGCATTCATTGTTGCCAGCTTTGAAAATGAGGATGAGAACAAGGATGAGATCTCCAAGAAAGTTACCAGGGCCCTTGATAAGGTTACCTCTGATTACCATTCAGGATCCTCTtcttcagatgaagaaacaagtAAGGAAGCAGAAGTGAAACCCAGTTCGGTGACTGCGACCCCCAGCCCCGTGTACCAG ATTTCAGAACTGATATTCCCACCTCTTCCAGTGTGGCACCCTTTGCCCAGAAAAAAGCCAGGAATGTACCGAGGGAATAGCCATCAGAGTCACTACCCTCCTCCTGTTCCATTTGGTTATccaaatcagggaaggaaaaataaaccataTCGCCCAATTCCAGTAACATGGGTACCTCCTCCTGGAATGCATTGTGACCGGAATCACTGGATTAATCCTCACATGTTAGCACCTCACTAG